DNA sequence from the Thunnus albacares chromosome 22, fThuAlb1.1, whole genome shotgun sequence genome:
gtGTTGCTATTacaaaaaaagtgataaaatttGAGTAGACGTTCAGTCGTTTATACTAGTGTTTACTACTGTACAACAGGAAGTTGTTCCCCGACAGATTCCATGTAAGTAAATTTTATTGTATCATTAAAATCAAgttctgatatttatataaTCAATCCAAAACTTTCCCTCCTAACTagtaaaatgtttctgtttggtgttgcagcttctcatttttctctcactcAGAGTTCAAGTTCAACATCACGGCTGTTATTATctgtgctctgattggctcgTCTCACAGGTTTCAATCACTTATTTGACTGTTTACAAGGAAATCTGATTATATaacatacatttataatatataatagtataatatatCAAACAGCTATGAAGGCATCGTCtggattttatttactttttatgtttGCGTGAAAAACGTTTCTTGGCTTCagtgtttttctacatttcGTTCACCGATCGATCACTTTTATAGAACAGAATCTTTATCTGATGTGgagcagcaggcagcagcagtgttATCTGTGGAGTCTGTACTGAGCTCCTGACCTCCTCTGGTCTCCTTCCAGACCAGCAGTCGTCGCAGGGCGGCGGGCGTCTCCGACACAACGTCAGCGCTGTACTTCCTGATGAAGGAGTGAGCGCAAGCGCTGCCGACCCAAACCTGACGGACAGAAGAACAGCTGTCAACACGtgtgaggaaacacagagaagtTTGTTGTTGGTGACGATGATGACGACATGTAAAAAGATGAAGAGTACCTGAACTTCCTGCAGCAGAGCCATGTCTCCAAGGTTACAGGCGACTTCATAACTCTGCAGGAAGTACTGACTGGCTCTCTCATACTGACGCTACGGAGACACGGAGGGAAAACAACAACTATTTATCTATTTAGGTGAtttaatgtgaatgtttttccatTCTGAGAAAACAGGACGTCACCTGAAGTTCATCTctcaacaaatcaattaaaacaaataaatgaaaatgttcatatttggTAAATTAAGTGCTTTAGAAGCTAATAATAACttcaactgtgtgttttaaaggtaATTTTGTAAAAGAGGTGATTACTGCTACAAGGACACAGTAATCTGTTTAtataatattcaatttattgttttataagacaaagaaaaactgcaaattatcacatttgggaaactgaaacaaaagaactttgcttgaaaatgactaaaatcattaattaatcatcaaaatagttgccgattaattttctttcaatcgaCTAATCAACTCATTTGATGAATTATAACTTGACTTATCATGAATCAAATAACTGTTGCTtatctaatgtgtgtgtgtgtgtgtgtgtgtgtgtgtgtgtgtgtgtgtgtgtgtcatacacTGGTGAAGTAGATTTTGCCCAGACACAGTTGGGCATCTGCCAGGCTGCGTTGTAGTCCGTTGCTAAGGGAGATGGCGGCCAACTGTTCCAGACACCGGACCGTCTCGTCTATGTTTCcttcactgaaacacacaaaataaacatctgtACTGAGCAGCTACTGATAGATTCATGGATGttgaatgtgtgtaaaaagGACTAAAtgataactgtgtgtgtgtgtgtgtgtgtgtgtgtgtgtgtgtgtgtgtgtgtgtgtgtgtgtgaacctcTGTGTAGACTTGGCCATAGCCTTGTAGGCCTTTCCCAGTCCGTCTGGATCCTCAAGTGTGCCGCAAATCTGCATGTAAGTGTTGAAGAactggacacacaaacacacaatcacatcatcttaaaggataaatctggtgtcaacaaatctcatgaaaagaccaaaaccaacaatgaatttatctTCTTAGATTTATTATGTCTAAAGTCTAAATATCTAAagtctgatatattttattcctctgtgctgtcgAGCTCCACaaactattgaaaacacatcagtgagcaaCACCGTCCTTCAttattgtagtttattttgactcgagcccacacacacatacgtccTGCTGCTCTAAATACCCTGTTTACTCCTGATATTAAcatccgatcacaagtggacagctttaagtGCGTCTGTTTGCACCTGGCGTTAACACGCAtcctgagtgaccacttgtgatcagatctcacttccctgctcAGTATGCAGATAAACATGGAGATAATCCGTTCGCAAAGACCAAATTTGTTCGTTATTAACCGGCGAGAGAaccaggtgtgtgtgagagagagagaattataTGCAGCGATCTCCCCGCAGCCGCATCTATCCATTCAGagacaaaatagaaaatagaggacgtcagttgagtaggccacctccaaatgtggtctgagtgatcggatctcaatccgtCCTCGATGCGTCTCAGGCgcgtttacacctgtatttagagtTGTCCATTTGTGATCGGATGtcaataccaggtgtaaacagggcctaaaACACCAAATCATCAATTCACCAAttcatccgccactgaaaatagtccccaatttagtgttttcctgtttcctgtgtccagctgttttaggaaataatatttaaccctttttaaaaatgaaactacacATTTATGAccctctttttaaaaaacacgGGGCCTCAGCAGGAACAAACGCTGAGCTGAGAGCCAGTCAGGGAAAGCATTCAGAGACGGATTAACACatggttggttttggtcttttcaaatgaaaacaaacaaaagaaactcacacagacacacacacacacacacacacacacacacacacacacacactcaggtacCTGTTTGGCTTTGTCGTGGTCTCCTGCTCTCTGATAGGTCAGTCCCAGTCGATAAGCAGCTTCCCCTTCGATCTGTTTGTCTTCAGCTGAAACATCAGTACTGTAAATACATCTTCAACCAGACACATAAACAGCTGAGTTTAGATTATATTcagtctttttgtctctttttggaGAGTTTTTTCCTCGCTGGTTGCCGTCTCTGACCTGTATTCACGTGTTATGATACATGTTATAAATCTCTGAACTCAAACACCACCTACACTCAGTGGCCATTCTGTAGCCCTTGTGGAGCAGCGTCAGGGCCTCGCTGTAGTCCGCGTCGGCCAGCGGAGCGTCGGCCATACGGTTGAAGATCCTCCACAGCGCCTGGCGAGCCCGGAGCCTCAGGGGATGACCGTACGAGTCCAGCCAGCCGCCGTCCTCCGCCAGCTTGATGCACAGCTCCGCCTGCTGCCTCGCCTCCTCCAGCTCACCTGCAGGACGGAGAGGAAACAGATCTCAACCTCAACTGGACATCTATGAGAAATTTTGTTAGATGGCGCTCAACGAGGGAATAACTTTTGGAAGAACGCAGgtcatccctccagtagagttcagagattTGGAAACTCTCCGCTTTGAAGTTGTGCTGGAGACTTCTGGTGGAAAAACACCTCAGTGAGACACTTTTCTTTGATACccatctatatatatatgtgtatgtgagtgttaCAGCTGCAGCTATTAGTGGATTAATCGATTAGATGCcgactattaaattaatcaccaattattttgataatcgctCAAATgcttggagtcattttttaagaagaaaaggtccaaattctctgattccagcttcttaaatgtgaatattttctggtttctttcgtcctttatgacagtaaactgaaaatctttggtcaaaacaagacatttgaagacgtcatcttggccTCTGGGAAACCATGCTCGACATATTTGACCATCGATAATGAGAGCCATCACTATTTGCAGCCACCTTGGTGAAGGTAGAGCTCGGCCAGGCAGGCCCGGGCCTCGGTGGCCGGTCTGGAGCGGCTTCCTTGCTGCCTCTCAGTGCAGCTGAGGTAGAAATGTTTACTGAGCCAAAGATCCTCCGGAGCCGAGAAATATCGACCCAAAAACAGACGCTGCTCGTGCACCATCGACCAGGaacctgcacacacagacatcttcATGTTAGCAGAAACgacctgtatttatttattttatattgaaagaaatgaaattgATCCGTGTGAGTTCGTACCAGTCCTTTCAGCCTTCTCCGCCAGGCTCAGGTGCAGCTTCATGGTCTCCAGTTTGTCTCGTTGTTCCTCCAGAGGACtctgaaacaaaacatctgtaCCTGGTTCAGCCGTCGCCCTCTGATCCTGATCACGGCGCAGCAGAGAGAACAACTCGGAGAACGACCtgtgagagagaaactgagtagtcaaaactaaacacagagaagcagagttCAGTCTTAATGCACCAAATATCTGAATAAACTCCCAGAAAACACGAGATCTGCTCCAACTCtctgttattttaaatcaaggctgaagacttttttACTTGCCAACACCTTCTGTTAAATATAATGAAGGAGTATTTATTCATATCTTGCTCTGCACTGTAACCATCCTCCTGTTTTATCttatgt
Encoded proteins:
- the ttc29 gene encoding tetratricopeptide repeat protein 29 isoform X5 gives rise to the protein MRPGLCCHGDGVTRLLAAMVDPQVKMNTGGNTRPFLPEINSNKQRRDAQRRMKVGSLQTASVLDKSAQILSREEIAQCRNSLKQNICVETLQEGYHRSFSELFSLLRRDQDQRATAEPGTDVLFQSPLEEQRDKLETMKLHLSLAEKAERTGSWSMVHEQRLFLGRYFSAPEDLWLSKHFYLSCTERQQGSRSRPATEARACLAELYLHQGELEEARQQAELCIKLAEDGGWLDSYGHPLRLRARQALWRIFNRMADAPLADADYSEALTLLHKGYRMATESEDKQIEGEAAYRLGLTYQRAGDHDKAKQFFNTYMQICGTLEDPDGLGKAYKAMAKSTQSEGNIDETVRCLEQLAAISLSNGLQRSLADAQLCLGKIYFTSRQYERASQYFLQSYEVACNLGDMALLQEVQVWVGSACAHSFIRKYSADVVSETPAALRRLLVWKETRGGQELSTDSTDNTAAACCSTSDKDSVL
- the ttc29 gene encoding tetratricopeptide repeat protein 29 isoform X1, which codes for MRPGLCCHGDGVTRLLAAMVRNMENKSSPKTRITLPEQKVDPQVKMNTGGNTRPFLPEINSNKQRRDAQRRMKVGSLQTASVLDKSAQILSREEIAQCRNSLKQNICVETLQEGYHRSFSELFSLLRRDQDQRATAEPGTDVLFQSPLEEQRDKLETMKLHLSLAEKAERTGSWSMVHEQRLFLGRYFSAPEDLWLSKHFYLSCTERQQGSRSRPATEARACLAELYLHQGELEEARQQAELCIKLAEDGGWLDSYGHPLRLRARQALWRIFNRMADAPLADADYSEALTLLHKGYRMATESEDKQIEGEAAYRLGLTYQRAGDHDKAKQFFNTYMQICGTLEDPDGLGKAYKAMAKSTQSEGNIDETVRCLEQLAAISLSNGLQRSLADAQLCLGKIYFTSRQYERASQYFLQSYEVACNLGDMALLQEVQVWVGSACAHSFIRKYSADVVSETPAALRRLLVWKETRGGQELSTDSTDNTAAACCSTSDKDSVL
- the ttc29 gene encoding tetratricopeptide repeat protein 29 isoform X3: MRPGLCCHGDGVTRLLAAMKTRITLPEQKVDPQVKMNTGGNTRPFLPEINSNKQRRDAQRRMKVGSLQTASVLDKSAQILSREEIAQCRNSLKQNICVETLQEGYHRSFSELFSLLRRDQDQRATAEPGTDVLFQSPLEEQRDKLETMKLHLSLAEKAERTGSWSMVHEQRLFLGRYFSAPEDLWLSKHFYLSCTERQQGSRSRPATEARACLAELYLHQGELEEARQQAELCIKLAEDGGWLDSYGHPLRLRARQALWRIFNRMADAPLADADYSEALTLLHKGYRMATESEDKQIEGEAAYRLGLTYQRAGDHDKAKQFFNTYMQICGTLEDPDGLGKAYKAMAKSTQSEGNIDETVRCLEQLAAISLSNGLQRSLADAQLCLGKIYFTSRQYERASQYFLQSYEVACNLGDMALLQEVQVWVGSACAHSFIRKYSADVVSETPAALRRLLVWKETRGGQELSTDSTDNTAAACCSTSDKDSVL
- the ttc29 gene encoding tetratricopeptide repeat protein 29 isoform X2: MRPGLCCHGDGVTRLLAAMVRNMENKSSPVDPQVKMNTGGNTRPFLPEINSNKQRRDAQRRMKVGSLQTASVLDKSAQILSREEIAQCRNSLKQNICVETLQEGYHRSFSELFSLLRRDQDQRATAEPGTDVLFQSPLEEQRDKLETMKLHLSLAEKAERTGSWSMVHEQRLFLGRYFSAPEDLWLSKHFYLSCTERQQGSRSRPATEARACLAELYLHQGELEEARQQAELCIKLAEDGGWLDSYGHPLRLRARQALWRIFNRMADAPLADADYSEALTLLHKGYRMATESEDKQIEGEAAYRLGLTYQRAGDHDKAKQFFNTYMQICGTLEDPDGLGKAYKAMAKSTQSEGNIDETVRCLEQLAAISLSNGLQRSLADAQLCLGKIYFTSRQYERASQYFLQSYEVACNLGDMALLQEVQVWVGSACAHSFIRKYSADVVSETPAALRRLLVWKETRGGQELSTDSTDNTAAACCSTSDKDSVL
- the ttc29 gene encoding tetratricopeptide repeat protein 29 isoform X4, whose amino-acid sequence is MRPGLCCHGDGVTRLLAAMVRNMENKSSPKTRITLPEQKVDPQVKMNTGGNTRPFLPEINSNKQRRDAQRRMKVGSLQTASVLDKSAQILSREEIAQCRNSLKQNICVETLQEGYHRSFSELFSLLRRDQDQRATAEPGTDVLFQSPLEEQRDKLETMKLHLSLAEKAERTGSWSMVHEQRLFLGRYFSAPEDLWLSKHFYLSCTERQQGSRSRPATEARACLAELYLHQGELEEARQQAELCIKLAEDGGWLDSYGHPLRLRARQALWRIFNRMADAPLADADYSEALTLLHKGYRMATESEDKQIEGEAAYRLGLTYQRAGDHDKAKQFFNTYMQICGTLEDPDGLGKAYKAMAKSTQSEGNIDETVRCLEQLAAISLSNGLQRSLADAQLCLGKIYFTSRQYERASQYFLQSYEVACNLGDMALLQEVQVWVGSACAHSFIRKYSADVVSETPAALRRLLVWKETRGEKPSGEEAAEL